The Rubritalea squalenifaciens DSM 18772 DNA segment AGTAATGTATCGATAGTCTGTGGAATCGCGTCCACGGACTGACCGTGCAGATCATGTACCAGCAGGATGGATCCATTCTTGGTCCCGCTGATCAGCCTCTGGGCCACTACGCTTGGAGCCGGCTTCTTCCAGTCAAGCGGATCCACATCCCAGAGCACTGTCGGATAGCCATACTTGCGGTAGACCCACTCGCGCTGGTTCTGATACATCGCTCCATAAGGAGGTCTCATGGTACGAGGCTGAACGCCTGTAGCGGAAATGATCGCATCGCGAGTCTTGTCCAGCTCCCAGCTCACCATCTCATCACTCAGAGTTTTCAAATTACGGTGAGTCCAGGTGTGGTTGCCGATTTCATGACCCTCCGCCACGGTACGGCGCACGATATTCGGATGGGCAGCCACATTGCGGCCCACCACATAGAAAGTAGCCTTCACATTGCGGCGTTTGAGCATGTCCAGCAGACGTGGGGTGTGCTGGGGATTCGGCCCATCATCAAAAGTCAAGGCGATGTATTTCTGGCTTCGTGGACCAGAGGAAATGGAAACGGACTGGTTGCCGGAAAAGTCATAAGGAAGTCCTGAGTCCTTGTTGCGAAGATAAGGTCCGGAAGTGCTAGCGGTGCGGTAGCTTCCATTCGGGGTTAATTTGACCCCG contains these protein-coding regions:
- a CDS encoding polysaccharide deacetylase family protein is translated as MMKLRFLQFAKILAVLTLAVGLSSCASKDKEGADATSGVKLTPNGSYRTASTSGPYLRNKDSGLPYDFSGNQSVSISSGPRSQKYIALTFDDGPNPQHTPRLLDMLKRRNVKATFYVVGRNVAAHPNIVRRTVAEGHEIGNHTWTHRNLKTLSDEMVSWELDKTRDAIISATGVQPRTMRPPYGAMYQNQREWVYRKYGYPTVLWDVDPLDWKKPAPSVVAQRLISGTKNGSILLVHDLHGQSVDAIPQTIDTLLRQGYQFVTVSQLVALRAAQGM